The stretch of DNA tcctctcagaatatgtttgctttctcgccgaaaactgttttatataaaaaagaaaGATATTTTCATTATGGACAgtaaatgtcgaagttcgtatGCTTGAGAGCCTGTGATAATCTTAAGGCGCAATattcggaacgttcttcgtctttcaagtccaaattaccacttttgaaccgtgcaaaccacgtctgactcagttcgctcagttggagcatggtcaccataaacttccaccaaaatgcgatgactttccgcagcttttttcttcatattgaagtaatgaagtaacactccccgcaaaaacactctcggtggtacgaaattcgacatattcaaagtggcaaaaaaaactatgttgtttacgcttcaactttttcacatatactgaaaaagacgcgcaatgacagtagctttccaacgaatataTATTTAAGAAAttgcaaataattttttttgtaaataaaaaaaagagtactaattttttttcccattgtatatttttttaacaacttAACATCAATGCTCTAGaactttttctaagacactattttgatacgactcatagtttttgagatattaattatcaaagatttctcttactaaaattgatacgcccttttcaaaagttacacttgagtaaaaaaatcccaattgctgtggaattGGGATTGCCTCATATTTCCGCATAAGGGATaatcatttaaaaaatatatatatttattggcTCGTTTGTTAGCTCCCATCAATTCGACAATTTCGGCCTTTCTTTCTTTCGGATAATCGAACTGTTGCAAGAAATATTTCACATATTCCTGTAATCCTTTGTCACAAGCTATCTGCAGAGCATCATCACCTGCATGCGTCTTAGCGAATGGGTCAGCTCCACGGTTCAGTAACAGTTCGACCGTATTAAATTCTTTACGTTCTACTGCGTAATGAAGAGCAGTTTTACCAGAATTGTCTCGTTCGTTGATTTCAACTCCCTTCCAGATCAAATAGCTGCACAGTTTCTCCGATCCGATCGAAGCCATAAGACATGTTTTACCGCTGTGGTTGGGCTTGCGAACGTCCGCACCTCTCTCCACCAGAAGTCGAACAAATTCCAGATTCAGTGTACCACAGGCGATCAGCACCGGCGTTGATCCACATTTGGAAGGAGCATTCAATTTTGCCCCTAGCTTGAAGAGACATTCAACGATTTCGATCTTCGAGTATTTGCTGGCCCATCCCAGAGGGGTAAAGGTATCTACAGAATTACTATCTGACACGACGCCTTCGTACCACTCGCCGCTGCACAGTTCCATGTCTGCATGGCAAACCCCTATAAGATACTTGGCGATTTTAACGTTTCCACGCATACACGCGATGGCCAGTGGTGTTAAGCCTGTGTCCGTTTGATCCACCATTTCCTTGCGGATGCCCCGGGATAAGCGATCGATTCGGTCCCGTAGATCCCTGGAAAGGTGACCATTGTTCACCCTCGCCTCCCACAGCATAGACTTCGCTACCTCTTCCTCAGTGTTTGTTCTGTCCGATAGTCCCATATTCGTATTTGTTGATGAATTGGTTGATAACTGCTTGTGTTTCGCTTTCGACAAATGCTCTTCCAACACTTTGAAATGATGAGTATGATATTGGATTGATACTTTGGTATGACTGGTTAGTTCTCAAGAGATTGTATCAATATATATCCACTATAgggtaaaaaaaacctttcaaaATATGTACCCCGGCTCTACGAATGTGTACCCATGCTCGCCCAGATAGAGAACATACTGTACCTCAAAGTTTCGTTGGATATAGGCAGTACTTTGGCAGACCACAATATTTTTGCGGTAGATATTAAGGTGTTAGCAGATGAATAAACTTACCGCTATGTACTAGCTATAATTTCCTTCTGTTTGTAAAGGCCGCTGGAGTTCTCATGGTGTGTGGCTATTTCCCGTGGGCTGGGGTGGGAAACTTAGCGCAGGTCAACGGTATTATGACTGCAGATGGTTACATCGACGCGAGAACCTGGAGGAATTCATGCTGAAAATGGGGCTGGAGGATAACACCATCTTCCAGTAAACTGACCCTAAAGGCGCGTCCGCATTATGCCGAACGATGCCGATCGCCTGTACcaggcagggttgccaatagtatttttcaaaaaactggaagattattCTTAAAGAAAACTGGACCTTGTAAAACCGTCGGTTTTGATTTATCTGATACACCTTTTGTACCCATTCCAATGCTTCGAAACTTCGTGTAGTATTCATATGTAGATCATAAAATGGCGAAATGAACCATTAATTAATCATACCATTCGAACAGAGAATGACGTTTCCCActgaacattactgtgaaacaatatttgaggatccTTTTTTCTAGAATCTCTAgaaaatacggttttattttggaaaatcttgaaaaatctcgtgtttaTTATTTCATGTTCAGAAAATCTCTGATAGATCGTTGTAAAACTGCTCGAAAATGTGATCAATCTGTTCTTCTAACTCGAAATTTGTCATTTCTGTTATGTTTCTTTGGACCATCTACGTTGCTATCTTTTCCGCACTAACGAAGAGTGTAGAATAAAAGAACCTAACCGTACTTCCGATTTGACGTTTTGACATGTGGCAACGAACTGACATTAAACACGAAAAACTGTCATCTCCGTGCACTCATTTATGCAGAGATCTATGCATTAGATTTCTGGAATAATTTTTGATTGGATTCCACAATTTTTATTCACTACTGAATTGAGCACAATCAATACGAAAACAACACTGCTCAAGTTTACTTTGGTATTTAAATTATCAATTTGTTTTATGGAAAACATATTTCTCTGCAATTTTTGATCATGTCCTTTGGTATTTTACTTCTTATATCAGACTTGTTCAAACCAAGTTTTGGTATCAATATCAAAATGATGTAtcgttaagtattttttttttccttgaaaataCTTGTTGCTTGGGTTTTATGCTCACACAGACAAATTACATCGGAGTTGGGTGGGTCGTCTAATTCTGTGATTGCAACAAAGGGTTGCCCTCAAGGAGGTGTTCTATCACCCCTCCTTTAGTTACAatagttgacgaccttctgctAAGTTTAGAAGCAAAACGATTCGAAGTCGTCGGCTTCGCCGATGACCTAatcataatggtacgtggcaaattcAACGACGTGAcatcgagcagaatgcagatggccttaaaccttacacaatctTGGTGTATCACAAAAAGTCttagcataaatccctcaaaaacaacaattattcctttcgccaaataggaaaaaaaacatcatctgaAGTCTTTAAATCTAgggggagaggaaataaaatgcaCCGCTTCAGTAAAATATCTAGGCGATATCCTGATTCAATAATCAGAAAGACCAATACAGCCCCaggggcatgttctaaaatgataagAAGAACATGGGGCAGTGATATTCCAGAAATTATCTGTCTCGAGATACAAGTAGTAGCACCCAATAAACGATCTAACGTCCGTTAGcgttttgagcttgagcttgagcttgggtagactgtacaattcgtagttgctctccgtgattgacctgaacctaccaaattgcacaaagaacacatagAATGACGCTTGGAACTAGCAAATcgttctcgttgtgcaattttcggtgattcgagctttaaatggccaATAACGAcgctggccacgtccttacagtcatcaggggtagggaaggaatgttagtatgatatacgccgcccgaaggccagaagggtcgcctctatagcgtggttccctagcgtttatcatggaagggatagttgttagtgggaatggttaagaaaaatcaggattcactgcggtaagtgatgcgATTCAAAAACGACATCTGATACAAAAACACATACAAactaatacgagggtcactatttatatttcgggaattggcaacactgatgtcatgtgagtccatctgacggttccatcgtaaagtttgacatttttgacgatatacgtactcagaacattttgtcatacggacgctatttgtttattttatatttagttgaaagtttggtctcggcaaaaaaatggaactgaatcgtgaacattttcgtgcgatgattttttacgattttcgacgtggattatcacaacaagagtgcgtcaatcaacttaatttgacttttggcgatgaagctccatcaaaaaccactgtgtatcgctggtatagtgaattcaatcgtggtcgtagttcgctgtccgacgagtttcgtgaaggtcgtccaaaatcgactgtagtgccagaaaacatcgatgctgtgcacgaaatgattaagcaagatcgtcatgtaacctattgtgagattgaggcatccctaagcattagttccaccagcatatatgcgattttacatgaacacttagttgtgcgaaaattatgttcacgttggatcccacataatttgacaatcgctcaaaaaaaaggctcgtgtcgattggaataaatgctttgaaaattggtttaagcgcatgccaatgtatcgatcatcgtggcgagtaccttgaaaaacaataaaaatatattcgcagcttaactatttgtttttgttcctattcccgaaatataaatagtgaccctcgtacaacTATACATATTAAATTGGAAAATAGAACAGCAGAAATTGATGTGTGATGACCTGAaacagcgaaattgcacaaagaacacactgaatgacgcttgggagtagcagaACATTCTCACTGTGCAAGTTTTGGTAgttcgaactttaaatagtcaataacgccGCCGGCAACGTCCTTACAGTCGccaggggaagggtaggaatgttagtatgataatcgccgcccgaaatccagaagggtcgcctctatagcgtggttccctagcgattatcatggaaagggagaggtaaaaatcaggattcactgaggtaagtgatgtgattatgtaaaagcGAACTAACAATCACTGAACCagacgaaaatcagaaaattccaTTTATCACAACACGCAGCGGAGTTAatatttaggtatcctgagaaggaaaaccggTAAAATTGATCAGACCGGCTATATATTCTACTATTCTAATATTTTTGTCGAAATCCAATCGCGAAAGTAGAGAGTTGGAAAACCTTAGAAGGGAATCGAGAGAACTTTTCTGAAATTAATCGACCCGGTGATATATTCTGTTGTTCATTGCGCTTACGCTTTATAGAACCCCAATAACGGCGGTGGAAAGTTATCTTGAGGAAACCTGAGGAGGTGACCGAGATAACTTCCTAAAAATTGATCAGACCGGCGGTATATTTCGCTGGTGGGATAGCACATTCTAACCAGACTACAACATAAATTGTCGTGTTGACAAAGAGACATGAAGTTTGGCGTTTCTCTGATATGGAACACGACGGCTATCGCATTGACTAATTCTGGAAGTTCCTCTAGTTTGTTGAGAGCAGTAGTTGTGGGAATTTATCGACTGTTTGATTAGTAGAAACTCATAATGGGGCTTCGAGAATAATGAATAAGTTCAGTTTCGAGATCAATATCAGGAAATTCATTGACACAGTTGTAAAGTAAGAActaggactacgtgttttaatTATTCGAAAGCAacaagtaattattttcattcaaaatataacgatttgaaaCTGCCTTTAGGCGTGCTAATctgataaagttttttttttcacgccatcatCAAGCTTTAATAGATGTCGACAGGGTATCTTCGATAAAGCGAAGCGCTTCGGAATATGTAGATAAAAACAAAAAGAGATTAAACATTATACAAGTGCGGACTGGAAAGCTTATTTTATGTTGGCTATTATGACaattctcatttccaaccagaaAAACTTCGTATTAttattacggataattttcattctaataaacaaaaaagtacaaaatccagaaaaatccagaaaaatcaggaaaaatcaggatcattttacaAAAATCAGGGCAAAttaagtgtttgtcaggatatcagggaacgtgtcaaaaagtctgggaaatcctgaaaaatcaggaaggttgtcATCTCTGGCCATGACTGTTTCTCTTGAGCGTCAAATTGAGGGAGTTGAGTGCCAGGCAATACCAGACCGGGCTGAAAAAGTCagcttggaatatccccctctttatcgtCTGCGTTTTATACAGCAACACATTTTTCCCATCAGTAAAATGTAGAAACGTGCTCCAACGCCTCATCCCATGTTGTAGGAACCTCAACTTTGTAGACGAATGAAAAACGAGTGAGGTATAGTGTCATAAGCCTTTCTAGAGTCGATATAGGTCATGCAGTGGTTCCGATGATTATATAATctgactatggctgcgtcgatgataaCCTGATCGCTGCAGACATGCGGATTTTTCTTGAATCCCTCTGCTCATCTGTGAGGATGTTGAGTTGTTCGCAGTATGCTAAAACTTTGGAGGTTATGATGCTGCGTAGCTGCGTTTATACAGACTCGATGGGTATGTAATTTTaatgatgggttcaatgtgttgctgtcttccGGTAGGAGGAATTTAACCTTACGGGTTGctaattcaggaaggttgtgtggtaccgcgaggctttgcggacatcgttctctccgaagATGATAACTGGCATCTCttaaatttcaccacaactctcctcgtcttaaccacatttacCCATCGCGATGTTATACTGGAGTCTTCAAAACATCGTCCCAAAAGACCAATGCATCGCTGATATCTGGACAACTTTCCCTGTAGTTGGGCTTCTTGTCACTTATATGGTCGAGGGTTTACGAGGGTTACGACCGTTATAGTCCGTTCCCAAAGCAGTGTAGATGAAATTGGCGCGGATCTATTCATGTCTAATGTCCACATTACCAGTCGCCACGTGGTACCCACGTTTAGTAGACGCAGCGTTTCTTTGGTGATGTTGATGGCTGCTGCTTCAGTGTGGCGGTAGAGTTTCGAGCTGAACCCGGGTGGCTCTCGCACATCGCCTTCCAACCGCTGGCTCTTACTCCAGTTCTAAGATCAGCTCCAGTTAGGGGCGATCGTATTCTAAGTGGTCTAAGCACTAATTTATTGGTGTATCTCATTGGCTCGAAAGACAGTGAGATTGCAAGGTATTTTAGAGTCCTACCCAACAGGGCGTTTTCGGGGCGCCGCCACAATCGATCACCCAATCTCGAAGCCAAACCAGCGACACAAACCGAACCTCCTTGTGCTCTAGAGTGGATTTAATCACATGTTGAAGTCTACTTCATGTTAGAGCTCCACAATCGCAAAGCAAATGTTCAGAGGTTTCGCACTCGGCATTACAAATGCGATATACATTATCTTCTATGAAAGCTATGTTTCAAAGATGTTATTCGCTCAGACAGCGTCCTGCTATAAGACCAGTCAATGTGCTGAGGTCTTTCCATTTCCTtagctcactcttcaacacacaatCAGAATATTCACAGGACgattctggaccagtgaagggagAGCTTGAGATGTGATTTGCAAGTTCGTCTGCtagttcatttccctctatacctCAATCGCAAGGAATccagtaggggtagtgggggtgaTGTGGTCACgtgaggtaaagtggtcacctgcttgtttggtattataactattgactattgacaccgtattgatagtcatcttatgtttgaagaattttatgacttttgagtcatccTGTACTACAGTGGATCTGTCGCATGTcaagaaatatataaaaacaaaaaacgctctctcggaagccattcggccgtagttttgtgcgttacgaatttaaggaatttctagtgaaatttgacCTGATACttgcgacaaatcaacagtttggacgactgttcacacattctaggggaggtgaacagatattttgttcaattacagcgattatttcacatttcgttgttggggggcaaagtggtcattggaggattactactgaccatgttttgttttcaatagctgatataccttatcaccttctgctcctaAAGAGTTCTTCTATGGTTTTaacccaggaaaaatatgccaccccatcCAAAATCAAGcctcattttgaaaaatgtgtttcctactacatttttgtacgtatgagaaaatttcaattacgaatCTAGGTaaataggcctagctcatttcatacatgtacctagtatttcaataatgatttaaacaaatttgatcAAGAAAACACGCTGTTGTTTAAATCTATCTCTTCTAACACACACACAGGTGGGcactttacctcctcactaaaaaaaatgttcgatttttcaaccttttttctaataatgaaaaatgtactattttcaattttcataataaaaaccgcttactatcttgaactacaataagttgagctacaatattctttgaagaacgggaattttagtggtatgtggacacaggaaattgacatgttccttagggtgaccatattccccccatttcccctataaTTTTGCCGAACTTGTCTGACTTAGTTGCCAtgataaaacaatttttgaagagcacttgAAAACTTTAAGGGATTTCAATACCGCTTGATTGTGTGAGAAGATGAATATCTGACTCGAAAGCAAATATAGACATGATAAATATTTACTTTGTAACGTGATAACACATTATCCTGTTTAACACATCTTTCCTTTCCCACACATCATTTTCCCCACACATCATAAATTTCAATGCATGTCAAGTGCAACCAAATATCGCTGtcccaaaataataaataacatcAGAACTTTCGAGTCAGATATTTACACATTCTATATTGCAGCTGTTTCTgcatgaaaaactgttggccattTTAGCATAGGTACAGGAATGTTTATTCTGGGCACAGATCGAAATATCGCTTGGCTGTGAGATAagtattcagtcaatcaatTCAGTTTTCGATGAGTTGTGCAATGTTGAGATGTTCGTCTCtgccttttcaccgaaaattctttttcagagagaaaggaATGTGGTAAAATATCTATCTCTAAAGTTTAACGAAATTCGTCTCGACTAAAAAGCATGTCTCTCAGCTCAGTCtcgatgtcggagtggcgaatcccagTGAGTTGTCAGAAACCCaagatatttatttcattcaccAGGAACCATGTCGCTTATGAattcgccgtcatagacctcgtagtgTTGTCCGGTAATTTCGAGCCGATTTTTGGAAACACAAACGCATGGTTTTCataggcagacatacatttattaaaatttatgtgcacagttttgttccacgatctttcaccatctttcacaaacctaaaaaaaattatcctctcagaatatgtttgctttctcgccgaaaactgttttatataaaaaagaaaGATATTTTCATTATGGACAgtaaatgtcgaagttcgtatGCTTGAGAGCCTGTGATAATCTTAAGGCGCAATattcggaacgttcttcgtctttcaagtccaaattaccacttttgaaccgtgcaaaccacgtctgactcagttcgctcagttggagcatggtcaccataaacttccaccaaaatgcgatgactttccgcagcttttttcttcatattgaagtaatgaagtaacactccccgcaaaaacactctcggtggtacgaaattcgacatattcaaagtggcaaaaaaaactatgttgtttacgcttcaactttttcacatatactgaaaaagacgcgcaatgacagtagctttccaacgaatataTATTTAAGAAAttgcaaataattttttttgtaaataaaaaaaagagtactaattttttttctcattatatatttttttaacaacttAACATCAATGCTCTAGaactttttctaagacactattttgatacgactcatagtttttgagatattaattatcaaagatttctcttactaaaattgatacgcccttttcaaaagttacacttgagtaaaaaaatcccaattgctgtggaattGGGATTGCCTCATATTTCCGCATAAGGGATaatcatttaaaaaatatatatatttattggcTCGTTTGTTAGCTCCCATCAATTCGACAATTTCGGCCTTTCTTTCTTTCGGATAATCGAACTGTTGCAAGAAATATTTCACATATTCCTGTAATCCTTTGTCACAAGCTATCTGCAGAACATCATCACCTGCATGCGTCTTAGCGAATGGGTCAGCTCCACGGTTCAGTAACAGTTCGACCGTATTAAATTCTTTACGTTCTACTGCGTAATGAAGAGCAGTTTTACCAGAATTGTCTCGTTCGTTGATTTCAATTCCCTTCCAGATCAAATAGCTGCACAGTTTCTCCGATCCGATCGAAGCCATAAGACATGTTTTACCGCTGTGGTTGGGCTTGCGAACGTCCGCACCTCTCTCCACCAGATGTCGAACAAATTCCAGATTCAGTGTACCACAGGCGATCAGCACCGGCGTTGATCCACATTTGGAAGGAGCATTCAATTTTGCCCCTAGCTTGAAGAGACATTCAACGATTTCGATCTTCGAGTATTTGCTGGCCCATCCCAGAGGGGTAAAGGTATCTACAGAATTACTATCTGACACGACGCCTTCGTACCACTCGCCGCTGCACAGTTCCATGTCTGCATGGCAAACCCCTATAAGATACTTGGCGATTTTAACGTTTCCACGCATACACGCGATGGCCAGTGGTGTTAAGCCTGTGTCCGTTTGATCCACCATTTCCTTGCGGATGCCCCGGGATAAGCGATCGATTCGGTCCCGTAGATCCCTGGAAAGGTGACCATTGTTCACCCTCGCCTCCCACAGCATAGACTTCGCTACCTCTTCCTCAGTGTTTGTTCTGTCCGATAGTCCCATATTCGTATTTGTTGATGAATTGGTTGATAACTGCTTGTGTTTCGCTTTCGACAAATGCTCTTCCAACACTTTGAAATGATGAGTATGATATTGGATTGATACTTTGGTATGACTGGTTAGTTCTCAAGAGATTGTATCAATATATATCCACTATAgggtaaaaaaaacctttcaaaATATGTACCCCGGCTCTACGAATGTGTACCCATGCTCGCCCAGATAGAGAACATACTGTACCTCAAAGTTTCGTTGGATATAGGCAGTACTTTGGCAGACCACAATATTTTTGCGGTAGATATTAAGGTGTTAGCAGATGAATAAACTTACCGCTATGTACTAGCTATAATTTCCTTCTGTTTGTAAAGGCCGCTGGAGTTCTCATGGTGTGTGGCTATTTCCCGTGGGCTGGGGTGGGAAACTTAGCGCAGGTCAACGGTATTATGACTGCAGATGGTTACATCGACGCGAGAACCTGGAGGAATTCATGCTGAAAATGGGGCTGGAGGATAACACCATCTTCCAGTAAACTGACCCTAAAGGCGCGTCCGCATTATGCCGAACGATGCCGATCGCCTGTACcaggcagggttgccaatagtatttttcaaaaaactggaagattattCTTAAAGAAAACTGGACCTTGTAAAACCGTCGGTTTTGATTTATCTGATACACCTTTTGTACCCATTCCAATGCTTCGAAACTTCGTGTAGTATTCATATGTAGATCATAAAATGGCGAAATGAACCATTAATTAATCATACCATTCGAACAGAGAATGACGTTTCCCActgaacattactgtgaaacaatatttgaggatccTTTTTTCTAGAATCTCTAgaaaatacggttttattttggaaaatcttgaaaaatctcgtgtttaTTATTTCATGTTAAAAAAATCTCTGATAGATCGTTGTAAAACTGCTCGAAAATGTTATCAATCTGTTCTTCTAACTCGAAATTTGTCATTTCTGTTATGTTTCT from Toxorhynchites rutilus septentrionalis strain SRP chromosome 3, ASM2978413v1, whole genome shotgun sequence encodes:
- the LOC129774421 gene encoding putative ankyrin repeat protein RF_0381, with the protein product MGLSDRTNTEEEVAKSMLWEARVNNGHLSRDLRDRIDRLSRGIRKEMVDQTDTGLTPLAIACMRGNVKIAKYLIGVCHADMELCSGEWYEGVVSDSNSVDTFTPLGWASKYSKIEIVECLFKLGAKLNAPSKCGSTPVLIACGTLNLEFVRHLVERGADVRKPNHSGKTCLMASIGSEKLCSYLIWKGIEINERDNSGKTALHYAVERKEFNTVELLLNRGADPFAKTHAVLEEHLSKAKHKQLSTNSSTNTNMGLSDRTNTEEEVAKSMLWEARVNNGHLSRDLRDRIDRLSRGIRKEMVDQTDTGLTPLAIACMRGNVKIAKYLIGVCHADMELCSGEWYEGVVSDSNSVDTFTPLGWASKYSKIEIVECLFKLGAKLNAPSKCGSTPVLIACGTLNLEFVRLLVERGADVRKPNHSGKTCLMASIGSEKLCSYLIWKGVEINERDNSGKTALHYAVERKEFNTVELLLNRGADPFAKTHAVLEEHLSKAKHKQLSTNSSTNTNMGLSDRTNTEEEVAKSMLWEAKVNNGHLSRDLRDRIDRLSRGIRKEMVDQTDTGLTPLAIACMRGNVEIAKYLIGVCHADMELCSGEWYEGVVSDSNSVDTFTPLGWASKYSKIEIVECLFKLGAKLNAPSKCGSTPVLIACGTLNLEFVRHLVERGADVRKPNHSGKTCLMASIGSETLCSYLIWKGVEINERDNSGKTALHYAVERKEFNTVELLLNRGADPFAKTHAGDDALQIACDKGLQEYVKYFLQRFDYPKERMAEIVELMGANKRANKPAGC